A stretch of Ipomoea triloba cultivar NCNSP0323 chromosome 11, ASM357664v1 DNA encodes these proteins:
- the LOC115996257 gene encoding protein AE7-like — translation MVSELINANPIVYEKKERRAPRSTLIDVDEYAVEPIDQQEIFDHLRDIKDPEHPYSLEELKVITEDAIEIDDKRNHVTVTFTPTVEHCSMATVIGLCLRVKLMRCLPSRYKVDIRVAPGSHATEAAVNKQLNDKERVAAALENPNLVDMVNECLAPSYEP, via the exons ATGGTTTCTGAATTGATTAATGCTAATCCCATTGTTTATGAGAAGAAGGAGCGCCGAGCTCCTCGAAGTACATTGATTGATGTGGATGAATATGCGGTAGAGCCAATCGACCAACAAGAAATATTTG ATCATCTTAGAGACATAAAAGATCCAGAGCATCCTTATTCTTTAGAAGAGCTGAAAGTTATTACAGAAGATGCCATTGAAATAGATGACAAGCGAAACCATGTCAC TGTCACATTCACCCCAACCGTTGAGCATTGCAGTATGGCAACCGTCATAGGCTTATGCCTGCGAGTCAAACTCATGCGCTGCCTGCCTTCTCGTTATAAA GTTGATATTAGAGTTGCACCAGGAAGTCACGCCACGGAAGCTGCAG TAAATAAACAATTGAACGACAAAGAACGAGTTGCTGCAGCTTTGGAAAATCCCAACCTCGTGGACATGGTTAACGAATGCCTCGCTCCATCTTATGAACCGTGA
- the LOC115997084 gene encoding double-stranded RNA-binding protein 2-like encodes MYKNQLQELAQRSCFNLPSYSCIREGPDHAPRFKATVNFNGETFESPHCCSTLRQAEHSAAEVALNALANRGPSNSLAARILDETGVYKNLLQEVSQRVGASLPAYTTFRSGLGHLPVFTGTVELAGVIFSGEPAKNKKQAEKNAAMAAWSSLKLLAQQSESSTSDKGRNDEQEHVTVARALQKFLIKAKLARVPFPINFSSPNPRPSSTHQITTTTSKILPLICPRTASRSRPVSPVCLRTTAQSRHMNAALNEASLSSRMAQPEKFHAASAAPYIPVRHFSPHHRIAPPVTIRNAIPVFSAPPIPPPSQSPRVIRPATLGVAPSVSIRHVVPVYAAPPPPVRAEELPVVDRQPQQKEPPSSKAPLVCNEALNPKAPEIQVHHQPSKPASGRAEEPSLSRTSQIQLEAPPSLQVLPKKVEELILSETLPPQVDLQLPKISTDLEPAPCQSNEQTAVMDKPQEFPEIENFKQLKI; translated from the exons ATGTATAAGAACCAGCTGCAGGAACTGGCGCAGAGGAGCTGCTTCAACCTGCCGTCGTATAGTTGCATCAGAGAAGGCCCGGATCACGCGCCCCGATTCAAGGCCACGGTGAACTTCAACGGCGAGACCTTCGAGAGCCCCCATTGCTGCTCCACGCTCCGCCAGGCTGAGCACTCCGCAGCCGAGGTGGCGCTCAATGCTCTCGCCAACCGTGGACCTTCCAATTCTCTTGCCGCCAGAATTTTG GATGAGACAGGAGTATACAAGAATCTCTTGCAAGAGGTTTCTCAAAGAGTAGGAGCATCATTGCCGGCATACACTACATTCAGATCAGGCCTAGGACATTTACCTGTGTTTACAGGTACTGTGGAATTGGCAGGTGTTATATTTAGTGGGGAGCCagctaaaaataaaaagcaagctGAAAAAAATGCAGCCATGGCAGCTTGGTCGTCCCTAAAATTAT TGGCACAACAATCTGAGAGTTCAACATCAGATAAGGGGAGAAATGATGAGCAAGAGCATGTAACTGTAGCACGTGCTTTACAAAAATTTCTGATCAAGGCAAAGTTGGCTAGAGTACCATTTCCTATAAATTTTTCCAGTCCTAATCCAAGACCATCAAGTACACATCAAATTACAACTACAACATCCAAAATACTCCCCCTGATATGCCCAAGAACGGCTAGTCGCAGTAGACCTGTCAGTCCAGTATGTTTAAGAACTACCGCTCAAAGTAGACACATGAATGCAGCATTAAATGAGGCATCCTTAAGTTCGAGGATGGCTCAACCTGAGAAGTTTCATGCAGCCAGTGCTGCTCCTTACATTCCTGTTCGGCATTTTAGCCCCCACCACAGGATTGCACCTCCGGTGACAATACGGAATGCTATTCCTGTTTTTTCTGCACCACCAATTCCTCCACCTTCTCAGTCTCCAAGAGTAATAAGGCCGGCAACACTAGGGGTGGCGCCTTCCGTCTCTATTAGGCATGTTGTGCCAGTTTATGCTGCTCCTCCTCCCCCTGTTCGAGCAGAGGAATTACCTGTAGTAGATCGACAACCTCAACAAAAGGAGCCCCCATCTTCTAAAGCTCCACTAGTTTGTAATGAAGCACTGAATCCTAAAGCACCAGAAATTCAAGTACATCACCAACCATCTAAACCGGCATCAGGCAGAGCAGAGGAACCATCACTTTCAAGAACCTCACAGATCCAGCTCGAGGCACCTCCTAGTCTCCAAGTCTTACCAAAAAAGGTAGAGGAGCTAATTCTTTCTGAAACTCTGCCACCTCAAGTTGATTTGCAGCTTCCAAAGATTTCAACTGACCTGGAGCCAGCTCCTTGCCAGAGTAATGAACAGACTGCTGTAATGGACAAGCCGCAGGAGTTTCCGGAAATCGAGAATTTCAAACAGCTAAAGATCTGA